In Afipia sp. GAS231, a single window of DNA contains:
- a CDS encoding nitroreductase codes for MRAQLNSNYNPKYSEVLADLLQERYSCRGFLPYGVSRVTIETILGIAQRTASWCNSQPWQIAIASAEATQRLREALLQYVQVNRTQPDFPWPSEYHGVYRERRRECGLQLYQSVGVAAGDRRAGELQRLENFRFFGAPHVAIVSTDRKLGTYGAIDCGAYVANFALAAHSVGIASIAQAALAAYPDFWREHLELGEDRRIVCGISFGYEDPDHPANGFQTSRADIAQVVSWVDR; via the coding sequence ATGAGGGCGCAGTTGAACAGCAACTACAATCCGAAATACTCGGAAGTTCTCGCCGATCTGCTGCAGGAACGCTACAGCTGCCGGGGTTTTTTGCCCTATGGCGTTTCCCGCGTGACCATCGAGACGATCCTCGGGATCGCGCAACGCACCGCGTCCTGGTGCAACTCCCAACCCTGGCAGATCGCGATTGCGAGCGCAGAGGCAACGCAGCGGCTGCGCGAAGCGCTGTTGCAATATGTGCAGGTCAACCGCACCCAACCCGACTTCCCCTGGCCTTCGGAATACCACGGCGTGTACAGGGAACGGCGTCGCGAATGCGGGCTGCAATTATATCAATCCGTCGGCGTTGCCGCGGGAGATCGACGGGCAGGTGAGCTGCAGCGGCTCGAAAATTTCCGGTTTTTCGGCGCGCCCCATGTCGCCATTGTCAGTACGGATCGAAAGCTCGGCACCTACGGCGCGATCGATTGCGGCGCCTACGTTGCGAACTTCGCGCTTGCTGCACACTCGGTCGGAATAGCCTCGATTGCGCAGGCTGCCCTGGCGGCGTATCCGGACTTCTGGCGCGAGCATCTCGAACTCGGCGAGGACCGGCGCATCGTTTGCGGAATCTCGTTCGGCTACGAAGATCCCGACCATCCCGCCAACGGGTTCCAGACCTCGCGCGCCGACATCGCGCAGGTGGTGAGCTGGGTAGATCGCTGA